One genomic window of Osmia bicornis bicornis chromosome 3, iOsmBic2.1, whole genome shotgun sequence includes the following:
- the LOC123987694 gene encoding stress response protein NST1-like, with translation MRIWLIFTILLLVTVLASETFAKKPGKDVQSKGNYQKKKRDVAYSKEEKSKDNENRKLQSRKRKNSSAEEKNVEVQSENVKTEESGKAYKSKNKKLKEKENVEPKSNSKHEVKEKSKKKQSSKYSMESQDVHQKNSKKSQKNKSKLEERNLEEDKKSNHKLEGKTAEKVGKIKEDKKKMLQEKKKKKTTTVEEVPVEVELEEPKMKLSNKDKKKVEKNRKKREVKPEKEDKVDVQPIEEEPAEKEQEVEGSKTKSCSPVGEAEEELNQEDPEECNEA, from the exons ATGCG TATCTGGCTGATTTTTACTATTCTTCTGCTCGTCACGGTGCTAGCATCCGAGACGTTCGCGAAGAAACCTGGCAAGGATGTGCAATCGAAGGGTAACtaccagaagaagaagagagacgTAGCATACTCCAA agaagaaaaatcgaaGGACAATGAAAACAGGAAATTGCAAtcgaggaagaggaagaacaGTTCTGCCGAAGAGAAGAACGTCGAGGTTCAATCCGAGAACGTTAAGACCGAGGAATCAGGAAAAGCGTACAAATCGAAGAacaagaaattaaaagaaaaggaaaacgtCGAGCCGAAGAGCAACTCGAAGCACGAAGTGAAAGAGAAATCGAAGAAGAAACAATCCAGCAAGTACTCCATGGAATCGCAGGATGTTCACCAGAAGAATTCGAAGAAATCGCAGAAGAACAAATCGAAACTTGAAGAGAGAAACTTGGAAGAAGACAAGAAATCGAATCATAAATTAGAGGGTAAAACTGCTGAGAAAGTTGGAAAGATTAAGGAAGACAAAAAGAAGATGCTtcaagagaagaagaagaagaagacaacAACAGTGGAGGAAGTACCCGTTGAAGTAGAACTTGAAGAACCCAAAATGAAATTATCGAACAAGGATAAGAAGAAGGTTGAGAAGAATAGAAAGAAGCGTGAAGTAAAACCAGAAAAAGAAGACAAAGTGGATGTTCAACCAATCGAGGAAGAACCAGCGGAAAAGGAACAGGAAGTTGAAGGTTCGAAAACCAAAAGCTGTTCGCCAGTTGGTGAAGCTGAAGAAGAATTGAACCAAGAAGACCCAGAAGAGTGCAACGAGGCATAG